In the Marinobacter sp. Arc7-DN-1 genome, GGCGCCGGGGGGCAACCTCCCTCGGGACTGAGCGGGACCGGTTTGGCGTGTTGAGAGGTGTTCTGGCAGCGGTGCCCTGGCTTCAGGTGGGTATGGGCGCGGTGATTGTTCTGCTTGCCGCTCTGGTGCCCTGGGGAACCGGCAAGGTATTGGGCGCCATGGATCAGCAGATCCTGGCGGTGGATGTGAAAGGGGATTTTATCGGCGATAGCCGGATTGCAATCGAGCGTGCGGCCGGCAACTGGATTGGCAAGAGCTATTTCGCCACGGATCTGTCCGACATCAAGGCCAGCCTGGAGCGTCGGCCCTGGGTTGAATCCGCTGCCGTGCAGCGGGTCTGGCCAGATCGCCTGGTGATTGATATCCGGGAAAAGAAGCCGTTGGCCTACTGGACCGACGGGCGCCTGGTAAGCCGGACCGGTGAACTGTTTGCGCCATCCAACCCGGAAGTG is a window encoding:
- a CDS encoding cell division protein FtsQ/DivIB, whose translation is MLETLLIRSRATPSEPPRRRGATSLGTERDRFGVLRGVLAAVPWLQVGMGAVIVLLAALVPWGTGKVLGAMDQQILAVDVKGDFIGDSRIAIERAAGNWIGKSYFATDLSDIKASLERRPWVESAAVQRVWPDRLVIDIREKKPLAYWTDGRLVSRTGELFAPSNPEVAGRLPRLAGPDERVRDVIDMARTMSEKLVARGLGFAGLSLEHRGAWTLQLANGIEVVLGRDQVKQRFERFITVYENRLAARSDEVSRVDARYTNGVAVKWKAAVAASGPKS